CGAACTGCCCCCGTTCCATGGAACGCGTCTACCGCGCCGAAGAGGTGCTGGAGGCGCGCCGGGACGAGCTGGCGGCCCTGGAAGCGGAGATGAATGACGAGGACGTGGCCTACCAGGACTTCCTGGCGCAGCACGAGGACGAGTGCGCGGCCCAGAAGCAGATCACCGGCAAGTACCAGAAGGCCGTGACGGCGGTGGAGGGCAAGGTGAAGGGGCTGCGCAAGACGCTGGCCACCCGCCGCGCCGACCTGCGCTACGCCGTCGTGGGCCTGAAGAAGCTGGAGGCGAAGCTCGCGGACCTGGAGATGACCACCCAGGATCCGGTGAAGCTGGACGCCGCCAAGCAGAACCTCAAGAAGAACCGCATCGCCCAGATGCGCCTGGCGCGCGAGGTGGAGGACTGGGAGTCCCAGCTGGCGACCGCCCTCACGCCCACCCCCGGCCAGCCCGGCGGGGCCGGCATCCTGGCGCACAAGCGCCTGATCGAGCTGGAAGACGCCGCGGAGGAGCAGAAGCAGCAGCACGACGCCCGCATGGCGGAACTCGACCAGGCCATCGCCACCAAGGAGGAAGAGATCAAGGGGGCGGAAGATTATCTGGATCAGGCCCTGTTCCTCCTCGGCGAAGAGGTGTATGCCCAGCGCATCGCGGACAAGCAGCTCGACCCCTTCTACCCGCGGTTGGATGTCGCGCAGTGAGGGGGACGCCCACCCTTGGTGCTTGACGTAGGGGACCTGTTTGCTATCTTGCGCCGCTTCCTGGCGGCCGCGGATACGCGTGTAGGCCAGTTCAGTTCATTGATTTCATTGGGCTTTCAGCGCCACGGGCGCTCGCTGTGAGGACGACGTGAAGGGTCTGATTGGCAAGAAGATCGGCATGACCCAGGTGTTCAACGACGAGGGCAACCTCGTTCCGGTGACGGTCATCGACGTCAACACCTGTCTGGTGGTCGGCAAGCGCACCCCGGAGAAGGATCAGTACTCCGCGGTGACCGTGGGCTTCGGCGAGATCCGCGAGAAGCTCCTGAACAAGCCGGAGCTCGGCTTCTTCAAGAAGGCCAGCGCCACGCCGCGCCGTCACCTGCGTGAGTTCCGCGTCACGGCCGAGGAGGCCGCGGGCTTCAACGTGGGCGACGCCGTCAAGGCGGACATGTTCGCCAAGGGCGAGCTGGTGGACGTCACCGGCGTGACCAAGGGCCGCGGCTTCTCCGGCGTCATGCGCCGCTGGAGCTTCAAGGGCTCGCAGACCAAGACCCACGGTACGCACGAGTATCAGCGTCACCCGGGCGCCATCGGTCAGCGTAAGACGCCGGGCCGTACGTACCCGAACAAGAAGATGCCGGGTCACTACGGCGTCGACCGCGTCACCACGCAGAACCTGACCGTGGTGGACGTGGACGTGGAGAAGGGCTTGGTGCTCGTGAAGGGCGCGGTCGCCGGCCACAACGACGGCATCGTCATCGTGCGCCCCTCCATCAAGGTGGCCATGCGCGCGCAGCACAAGGCCGCGAAGTAATTCGCAGCCGCTGACGCCGGGGCGCTTCACACCGCGCCCCATTCGACGCCTCGCTTCGGGCACCTTCGGGTGGCCGGGCGGGGCGTTCGTCGTTTCCGGGCGCGGTGTGTTTCGCGCGTCGCGCGCGGGGCCTCGAGGCCTCGCATCCGTCTGGAAACGTTGAGTGCTGGTCGCCCTGGGGGCAAAGGGCGAAAACTTTACCGACTGCCGCTGGGATCCGCTTGCGGTGGATGGGCGCCGTGCTCACATCGCTGTCCCACGCCGGAGCCTCGCCGTCCAAGCAGACGGGTTGCCCTCCGGATCACCCAACGGCCCACCCCCGGGCCGGGCAGGAGATATGAAAGCACGCACGCTTCGCGTCTTCGCCGCGCTGAGCCTCTCGCTGACGGCGCTCGGCGCCGCCGCACAGGAAGACGGCGTCCTGGACTCGGCGGTCGTCCGCAACCGGCTCTACAAGCCCGCGGGCCATCCGGAGCTGTCCCTGTCCGTGGGCCTGCCAGTGCAGACGCACCTGACGGCGCACTACTTCTTCGACGTAGGCCTGGCCTACAACCTGTTCGACACGTTCGCGCTGGAGGCACGCGCGGGCTACGCCGTCAGCCGCCAGACGGGCCTGGCGCGCTCCATCTCCGAGTCCTTCCTGGACCGCGAGGACAAGCGCGTCACGGACGAGCTGGAGGACATGTGGCGGATGAACCTGCACGGCGTCGTCGGCGCCCGGTGGGCTCCCATCTACGGGAAGATCTCCCTGGTCGCGGACATCCCGGTGCACTTCCAGACGTACCTCTGGGCGGGCGGCGGCCTCACCAACCTGAAGCGCCAGTCCGTCATCCAGTGCACCCAGGTCGTGGACCGGGCCGCGGGCGTCTGTGACAACCGCACGGCCGTGGATGACCGGGGCAGCGCCACGGAGAACTACTGGGTGAAGGAGTCGCGCGTGGCGCCGGTGGTGTCCGCCGCGTTGGGCTTCCGCTTCTTCATCAAGGAGCAGCACGGCATCCGGCTGGAGCTGCGCGACTGGATCTTCAAGGACAGCTACCGCGTGAACCTGCTGCGCGACGACTGGGAGGCCGG
The sequence above is drawn from the Corallococcus sp. NCRR genome and encodes:
- the rplC gene encoding 50S ribosomal protein L3, which gives rise to MKGLIGKKIGMTQVFNDEGNLVPVTVIDVNTCLVVGKRTPEKDQYSAVTVGFGEIREKLLNKPELGFFKKASATPRRHLREFRVTAEEAAGFNVGDAVKADMFAKGELVDVTGVTKGRGFSGVMRRWSFKGSQTKTHGTHEYQRHPGAIGQRKTPGRTYPNKKMPGHYGVDRVTTQNLTVVDVDVEKGLVLVKGAVAGHNDGIVIVRPSIKVAMRAQHKAAK
- a CDS encoding outer membrane beta-barrel domain-containing protein, coding for MKARTLRVFAALSLSLTALGAAAQEDGVLDSAVVRNRLYKPAGHPELSLSVGLPVQTHLTAHYFFDVGLAYNLFDTFALEARAGYAVSRQTGLARSISESFLDREDKRVTDELEDMWRMNLHGVVGARWAPIYGKISLVADIPVHFQTYLWAGGGLTNLKRQSVIQCTQVVDRAAGVCDNRTAVDDRGSATENYWVKESRVAPVVSAALGFRFFIKEQHGIRLELRDWIFKDSYRVNLLRDDWEAGNPTGEPAGSPGLTHLVQFDLGYTFSF